From Anopheles maculipalpis chromosome X, idAnoMacuDA_375_x, whole genome shotgun sequence:
GTGCAGTTGCGTTTGATGGCGGCATTTTCCGGTAtgtacataaaaacaaaagtttaaaagaaaatcgttACCATTATGACTTATTCTTGCCTGGTTAGTCAACGCTCGCAGATGATTTACTTACGTGTATGGTTTGCAAATTGCCCGTAGTTGTGTGGATCACGGAGTTTGGTTTGTTACACACTAATAGTACGCTTCTCGCTAATGGGACGTTGCCCGTTGCCGTTTGTATTACAGACTGTTGGTTCTGCTGTATAACAGATTGTGCCTGATGAGGTAAACGAGAGTTGTTAAAAGAAAGACATGTACATATGAGCAGATGCGAACATTTCAATTGCAGTGTATAGATTGTGTTGGTGAAAGCATAGATTAAGTATTTGTATGTACTGTGACCGCCAATAATATTGACCTCTTTCATTTCCACTTTTCAAATAGCTTATTTCCATACTTCTACTTCGTAAAACTTAATCAAACTGTAGTAAAATGCTCATTAGCAACTAAACTTTCGTGTGTATAAACTTCAAGTGCGATTTTCAAGTGCAAGCTCACTTATGTGGGATttacttttcttcttgtttgatTTCCGTGCGTTTTTCAAGTGACGTCAAAATCAGGCAGttttaaaacgaaaataacattttttttttgctgaacggTTGCATTAGCCTGCCGAAAACAGGCACGTTCTAGTAAAATTGGTCGTTCTAGTATTAAGCATCAGTTTTTACAACGTTATCTGGACACTTTACAACGGCGttacgatttttgaaaaattcaaaccgaATGTAGGAAGCACACAGGTGCCGCACTAACCTGCCCGGGCGATTGCGATGTCGACAGAAGCTGGACAATGTTGGTACCGGTGGcggttactgctgctgctgctgccggcaCTAGTGTCACTTCTGGACCGGCGGCACCACCGACCGTCACCGAGCTGCTGTTGGCGGTCCCGGCAGTACCTAATACACCCACCAACCCTGCACCAGCTGCACCGGTGCTCCCAGCAACGACCGCTCCTTTACCAGCAAcgcctcctcctcctcctgcaGCAActccgccgccaccaccaccaccaccgccacctccaccaccaccttcaCCGGTAGATGCTGCCACCGTTATAGCCGTACTGCTGTCGGTACTACCGTTGTTGGAGGTATTGATTAGCTCGTTTGGATGCTGCGTTCCAACGCCAGACGCGGGGCCACGACCACCCCCGCCTGTCACCGCCTCACCGGTTGCGTTTGGGCCGGtaccaccactaccaacaacaccactaccaccactaccaccaccaagcGGATCGCCTATCGCCGAGGAACCGTTCTCCTCGACCATACTACTGTCCATAATCCGCCCGCTGGTCTTGCGCCTCTTCCAGGCCCTCACGTCACCACCGTGCCCCGGGCCCCTTATCACTGGTTGCTTCGTTTTTACTGTTTGTTCCAAAAAAGGTTTCTAtaacttgtgtgtgtgtgcgttttttttttttagtccaCAAAATAATCCCAAAACTTTCCTATTAACTGTACACCAATTTGTTCTAGCGAAGATACGTTACTCCCCACTATTAAAACAAGATTTTACTTTTACCGCTAGCTGGTACACACCGGTACCGTAGGGTCCGAGTATATTTTCATCTAGCtacgtataaaaaaaactgttaaaaaaaccgaaacaccTCTGACCGCAGAGGAccacttttttccttcccaccgGTGGGGTGTTGTGTCCTTGCGTTCTTGGTAAGGAAAACTAAAAGAAACAGCTCACAGAGCAGTCAGACAGAAGGTTCATTCATCTAGACCACCGGATTAAGTACGTCTCGTATGAAACCTTATAATAATAAAGTGCGCTTTCCTTTAGTTCTTGTTCACTGTCTAGCCTTTGATACATGTTgcatgtttttcgttttttgttgttgttggatttcaaaacactccctaaaattttttaatttattttaactatGACGGcttacgccgtattgtcacacTCCCTACACTATTCAAACTATTCGTAACGGGCTCCGTCCACGTACCGTGTACACCGTTCCGGTGGGACGGAAACTGTGTTTGAcaagcacaacacacacacacgcacgcgcgAGGTTCCCAACTGCTGCGAATAGTCTAGCTTCCCGGGAATGCTCTTGCTTATACACTACTGCCGTGCGTATCTTCCCTTATAAAACCACTCGGTCCTTCCCGTCATTCGACGCACATACTCCAGTCTTTAGCGGTTCGCCGTTTGCGCATCTACACATTTGGTTTGCAGGAACTACACACTACACGGTGCGCACGTGCACAAACCAAGACATGTCCCGCCGTTAATCGTTCGTCCTGATGATGTAACCAGTCGAccacctgttgctgctgctgcacctgCATTACATTGCCGATGGTACTGTCCTGAATTGTTTCATCCTCACTTGTCTTAACATTCCGGCACTAGCAAGAGCTGCAACGAgagaaaatgaacgaaaatgGGAATTAGCAAACAGTTTAATAGGTAAGGAGAcacatttaatattttattttatttattattaagcatGACAGCACGTCGCCATATTGTCAAGAAACATTTAATAGttattgtaaaatttgttGCAGTGAGAATTGAGACCTCCCGGTAGCTGCGCGATCGCTGAGGTATCTCGTGGGGCCGAATAGTTCGAAGAGTTACCTCGTGAGGGTGAAAAGCTACCTTTTTGAAATAGAAGAGCGCGCTCAGAGCCTTCACTTAATGGAGGTGAGGCGTCCCGAGGACATTCGAGCTTAATACTGAACACTAAAAGTCATCATCAAACATCTTATTTCTCTTTTTGGCATGAAAATCCCGAGAAATCTCGGTCTATTGATTCTAATTTTCTTGACTTAAATTTTCCCCTTAGGGCTCGATAGCCATTTCCACGTTTGGATGGACTGTTCGGACGAGATTCGATACCCATGCCCTGTCGCCTGAAAGTAATGAATTATAGTAACAGTATATCGGGATAATTGTTGAGAAGGTCAAGGACTGCTCATCGAACGAGCGAGATATCAAACGTCTTATTGCGTATAGCACACCACCACGGACGGCGGATGGCAGCTAGCCAACAAGAAACTGAGTCGCTAGTACCAGTGTGACCTTGAGCACACAAGACAACCGTTGCTTGAACCTTGTGCGATTGACAATACCGTGACAAGAGAGAAAGGTGTGATTGTGTGCAAATGCGGGGCTTGGTAAGAGAAGAAGATAGCACACCGGAAGCAATGAATTAATCTACTTATTGAAATAGTATGGCTCGGAACTGAGGCAAAGCACGTGGTATGCCACATAATTAGACTaaagatggaagaaaaaaattcacccacaaaaaaagacgaaaaacgCCGCAACAAGTCAGCGGGTGGCGTTGATTATCAGTAGTGTTCATATTTTGTCCAAAACGATTCGCTTTTCTAAAGCCCATCGTACAGAAACAATTTCCGCAAGGGGTAGCACATTTGTTTTGCACTGGAAAGGTTGCTAGAATGTAATGTAATGAAAAGGTCACGGCATTACATTATCTTGAGCACTCACAAAAGCGTAGGTAGGCGAAAAGAAATGTGCTCCGTGCCTAGCTGCTATAATGGAATATTGCGTGACAAATGCCATCGCCGTAGCATATAAATGGAAGGCAACCAAATATATATTTGTAATAGTCGTTAGCATTACTTCAAACCGTAAGGGAACTTCGGGCTCCACCATTCGACTACTAGACAGGGTAGCCATTTTATGTTATTGTgcttcaaaacacacaaaatataGATAAAGAAAAGATGTCCATGAAATGGATGCAGATTTTTTCTAATATCTTTACACCTAAAAGCGTTTAGATCCTAAAGACTTCTGGTTGCATCCAGTCGGTAGACTAGACCCAAGTTGGCAGTTTTGGTATTGCAACCACATGTGGAATCATCACGTGCTACCTACCTCAGCAACCAGGAAGCAACCACAAAACATTCCATTGTATCGGTTGAGCTgaaagattaaaaataaattttgtccATGCGATGTGTGGTTTCACTTAGCTTTGCATTTTCTGGACCGTGTCCAACAAATGTTGCGATACGTCGCGGATACGAGTGGCAGACAACGCCATACTGCTGCTGCGTCAATTTACACCTAGCGAGCAGTATGGCGCTAAATGATCGAACCACGCTCTTAACCTGATCGGCTAGATTTGTCTCAAAATCCGCGTCAAGTGATTTGTatatcgccatttttttttcaagtctCTTTCAATTGTATTTCTTGATTAGGGCGAGTAGCGAGCCTTCGAGTAAATCTCATTCAGGCTCATTTGCTCCAGTTTGATGTTCCCATCTTGACTCTGATGTGTGTTGCCCGGTCTCATCTACTAGCCATGCTAATCATTTGGCATCATTTCACGGTCACCACGTCCGCTTCTTTACCAAGGTTTTTCGCTTCTCCCTGAATGCTCACAAATCATTCGGCATGCGTTGTAATGTTTGagaattttcttccaattttctGAACGTCCTGAAAGAGAGCCAGCAGAGCCGTACACCCAGAGACACCGACATTTATTATTAGAcgtgtgtgagcgtgtgtgtgtgtgtgcgagcataTCGTCCTTCCCTCTATTCGCTCAACCATACTACAAAACAGTGAGTCAACAACGCGCTAGCTGCAAGTGATTACGATGTCTTCCCCTTTGTGTTACATCGAAAGAAAAATCCCACTTCCAATGCGGCTACCTCCCATCGTCAGCCGAAAGCTGCTCGCCCATGACtcatatacaaaacaaaacattaaaaatcgcGTCAGCAATAAAGTAGAGCACGGTACGGGCTCAGCCAACACACCTCCACCAGGCAGCTGTGGACGAGAGATGGtgaataatgaaaataaaatgaaagaaaaataataatgcgaTTTGGTCCAAACCTTTGTGGGATTTCACTTTAGCGAGAGTCAGAAATTGAGCATCTTCTTGGGGGAGCACGATTCTGCAGTTAGTTACATTGTGGTCGATGGGTACCGTGTGTCTTTGATCCCATATGTTTTCAAGGATGGTCGTCCCGGTATTACCATCTGTCTCGATTCGTGCGCGAATTAGTAGCCCGTTCTAGCACACGCGTACTATCACTCCGGGCATGTAAGTGCTCATCTCaaggacacacacaagcaTCGATGGGAAATCAGGTGGGTTTTCCCATCTTTTTTCCTCCGAACTTTCAACACACATCCAAGTGGGCCTAAAACATTAGCTGACATTCCAATAATGAagaaagatttttgatatcCTACCCGTACCCCGTTCATTACAGCTTGCGACCCATAACACTAGGCATAGAAAATTGGaaacagatttttcaaattgatcaAACAAGAGCAACTTTTGAAGCAAATCGCTACAGGCTAGCGGCCACGCATCGAACGCTGAGAGCAAACATTTTCGACACTGTTGCGCTTGGTTTTGCGACTGTGTTGGTAATGTTTGTTTATACATAACCTCTCTCAACTCCGTACGTAAGCAAACTCAGCGCGCTGACGTAGCAACAGCGTTCTAACCGGGGCCCTGCCTGCTGCCAGAGTAGCTCTCACACATTGGCGAAGGCGAAAAATAACACGCTTCGTCACGTCATCCGCAAATCGTTTGGGGCGACTCGCCGTTCGACGCGATTATCAGTTGAGATGAAAGATAATCTTGGCACTGGGGAGCGGCCTGCTCCATCACCGTTTGTCCAACGCCGCAACGTCAAGGGTTAGGTCTCGCGGATGAGCGTACACGAACTGACGACGTCAAGGGTTTTCGCCAACGTACGCGAGCTGCTGGAACAGAAAATTAACGTCCTAGGGTGGGGTGGTTGAGATGGTACATACCACACCGGCCAGTTAGGTGAGGTGAAACAGCGCAGCAAATCGCAATGCAAAACATGCGTGAGACTTGTGGATGTTGGCGATTTCGGTGTCGGTGCGCGGTAGGTGAGAAAATTCTTTCAACCGAACTCTATGCCGTATGCCGTCCTTGGACAGGCTTGGCAGTGCAAAGCTAGGGTGGCGAGTTACTGCCCGACCCATCTCTTCCTGGGAGGTAGAATCTCGTGGTACCGAATTTATGGCAGTCCATATGGGATGTGCTGGAGATGGTGGGTACATTGGAATTCTGGATGGTGACGCATACCGTAGCGTCATCCAAGCGGGCAATGCAGCAGAAACCAGATGCATGCACTTAAAACATCACGAATTTATGATGTACTGCAAAGCAACATCTAAAGCATCTTGCATCCCCAGCGGATCAGAGGAAGAAATGTTTTCGCTGCTAAACCATGACTATTCAAAGCGTCCAAGCAGCTAAGCATCATAAAAGAGTAAGCGTAACAAAATGACGGCTTCCAGATGTTGCTGACACCCTCCATACACAGGAACAGCCGCAACAATGCCCCAACCCAATTTGCCTTTGCGACAGGCGTGACCACTTACGCCGGGTGTAGGCTCGACATCGCAACGCGATGACGTCAGTCGTAACCATCCGAAAAAACCGGCTTTATGACGAAGGCAAACAGTGATTTGTCCCTCGAGAAATGGCAAACGATTGCTATGCAAGGCCAGGCAGCGCGCGGAGGGTGCCAAGAACGAAAGATTGATGTCTCATCAAAATGCGGAATGCGCTAGAACGCAACAGTTGGAAGTTTATTTCCggagcaaaaaagcaaagtgCAATGGAGCATATAGCATGGAAGATATGGTGATAATGTAAACTTTGTACACAGCGCGTTGTGAAGGCAGCCTTTGTCTAGCGTTTTCGAATATATTGTTACCAATTGCTTTCATagcaaaatttgtttaaaaataataggAAATAATGGCTTGCAGTCTCCGAGGTTTCTGATACGTCTCTGCGCTGGGGAGGTGTGTCTGTTGAGTTTAATTAATCTACCCAGCTTTAGTAATTTTTTCTAGTGCATTCGGGGAATAAATAATGAATCATCCTTCATTTCGTACCTAGATCCTTACCTATTATCCTAATCCTAATATAGCTGTACTATCCTTATCTACCTATTACGCCATCTAGTGGACCCTAGCCCAACGTCGTGATCTTCGGATCTGGATGTACAGCGAAACTCACAGGACGTAGCGCCGTTGGAAGGCAACACTGTAAGTCTAGCGTCTCCAATTTTGAAGTGTGAGAACTTTGAATTCTCCTTCTTCGGCTGAAGATCCCCGATAGGTTTTGAGCTGCAATTACCGGGTTTCCTTGACGTAACTGGCTAGTAGGTCCTGCGGACAGGACTCGATTTCCCGGATCCTGCCGTACGAAGACCGATGTCGCTACCATCTCTGCCATTGAACTGCCATTTCTTAGCaatatcttcttggcttaacgacctgccaAGTCacaccggtcatcgaatggctagGCACACTACGGGGAGCCAGTCCAGATAGCGTTTCAAACCCCAGTCTTGTCGTATAAAAACTCTTCTTattttctgtgaattttgCGAACCTTTAGTCTTGTTTGATACACTCTTTTCGAACGATACAGCTTTAGCCATTTCTAGAAAGGGTATAAACGAAATTGTGGGTTAAGCCGTAGACTCCAAATTAAATGTAGACTACGAATACCCTTATCCGAACCGTGTCTCCAAAGTGCCGCCCAACCGATCTTACATACCCGGATACTCATTTTGGACTCAAATCTAAATATCTTCATATTCATAGAGATCGCGTTAGACGACGGTAAGGATATTTAAAACGGCTTCTTCCCCTTCAAGACAAGTGCGCTATggagaattcttcaagaagcATAAAACCAAAGTCTGCTACTTCGTATCTAGAGTTGAACTTCGCCGTACCGAGCAAGGATCTCTTGTTCCGTGGCAGGGCAGGAAAGCCAAATCCTTTTGTCCTGGTACGTAGTCTATTGGCTTTCCTAAGCTATCGGCTCGGATTAAGTCAAGAAAGTCAGGAAGCCAGTTTGATAGCGAgaaggttcttttttttttttttgatttgctGACCAGCTCGGGATACCATTGATTGTAGAGGGTTGGGGTTTGTCACCATCACGGCGGACGCCAGTTGCTAGTAGTTGTGTTTGAAGGCGCAGCAAAGTTAGCTTCAGCCACCAAGAAGCCACCCGCAGGAGTCTTTCGTCTCTACCAAAAAGCCACCCGGTCAGACTTTTACTACAGGCACCGGGAGTCGgtttcggttgtgtgt
This genomic window contains:
- the LOC126558364 gene encoding cyclic AMP response element-binding protein B isoform X2, with the protein product MDSSMVEENGSSAIGDPLGGGSGGSGVVGSGGTGPNATGEAVTGGGGRGPASGVGTQHPNELINTSNNGSTDSSTAITVAASTGEGGGGGGGGGGGGGGVAAGGGGGVAGKGAVVAGSTGAAGAGLVGVLGTAGTANSSSVTVGGAAGPEVTLVPAAAAAVTATGTNIVQLLSTSQSPGQAQSVIQQNQQSVIQTATGNVPLARSVLLVCNKPNSVIHTTTGNLQTIHIKPEPHIVTGSGSIMTDTNSDDTLSDEEASPKKRRDLLTRRPSYRKILSDLGGAEIANTPSDGSGLHTIATPGGVVQYSQPQEGIYVPLMGGNVQLEDQSRKREMRLQKNREAARECRRKKKEYIKCLENRVAVLENQNKALIEELKSLKELYCQQKSD
- the LOC126558364 gene encoding cyclic AMP response element-binding protein B isoform X1, producing MDSSMVEENGSSAIGDPLGGGSGGSGVVGSGGTGPNATGEAVTGGGGRGPASGVGTQHPNELINTSNNGSTDSSTAITVAASTGEGGGGGGGGGGGGGGVAAGGGGGVAGKGAVVAGSTGAAGAGLVGVLGTAGTANSSSVTVGGAAGPEVTLVPAAAAAVTATGTNIVQLLSTSQSPGQAQSVIQQNQQSVIQTATGNVPLARSVLLVCNKPNSVIHTTTGNLQTIHIKPEPHIVTGSGSIMTDTNSDDTLSDEEASPKKRRDLLTRRPSYRKILSDLGGAEIANTPSDGSGLHTIATPGGVVQYSQPQEGIYVPHIFPNTVMGGNVQLEDQSRKREMRLQKNREAARECRRKKKEYIKCLENRVAVLENQNKALIEELKSLKELYCQQKSD